In Bacillus sp. SB49, a single window of DNA contains:
- a CDS encoding ABC transporter permease: MTGSVRRIYAIFEKDFKDLSKNLYVLSSLLIPVLLAFLMRTAEGVQDMVYYMIINLTFAAVGTFLQSAMIAEEKEKNTLRGLMLSPASTTEILVGKSLLTASMTFLLLLLSLRILGKGLTFDGMWMTAFLLLFLFYIAFGTVIGLLSRSLMEASVFIVPVLLIFGMGSMFQAWMDKYEFLGFLRYFPNFLMEKAGAADGSWQSVSLLALWALAAVFMTVVVYQRSTRDD; this comes from the coding sequence ATGACAGGAAGTGTGCGAAGAATTTACGCAATATTCGAGAAAGATTTCAAGGACTTATCTAAAAACCTTTATGTTTTATCGTCTTTGTTGATCCCCGTCCTTTTGGCTTTTCTTATGCGTACGGCAGAAGGAGTCCAGGATATGGTTTATTATATGATTATCAACCTTACTTTTGCAGCTGTCGGAACGTTTCTTCAGTCCGCCATGATTGCAGAAGAGAAGGAGAAGAATACCCTGCGTGGTTTGATGTTGTCCCCAGCCTCTACGACGGAGATCCTTGTAGGCAAGAGCCTGCTTACCGCGTCGATGACATTTCTGCTTCTTTTATTGTCGCTGCGAATCTTAGGCAAGGGTCTTACTTTTGATGGAATGTGGATGACGGCTTTCCTATTGCTGTTTCTCTTTTATATTGCTTTCGGAACGGTGATCGGGCTGTTGTCCCGTTCATTAATGGAGGCGTCTGTTTTCATTGTGCCCGTCCTGCTGATCTTTGGAATGGGCTCGATGTTCCAGGCATGGATGGATAAATATGAATTTCTCGGCTTCCTTCGGTACTTCCCTAATTTTCTGATGGAAAAGGCCGGAGCGGCAGATGGTTCATGGCAGAGTGTCTCCCTGCTTGCCTTATGGGCACTAGCTGCTGTATTTATGACGGTGGTTGTCTATCAGAGAAGCACGCGGGATGACTGA
- a CDS encoding UDP-N-acetylmuramoyl-L-alanyl-D-glutamate--2,6-diaminopimelate ligase has product MNKNIFRLDDILTGTFIGPVEQRIVDVVYDSREVKDGDAFVCIAGEHLDGHRYIKQAISNGARTIIGTDAGEIHTYVHDYPYHSFVIVEDSREALAWMAAAVCGNPARSLHTIGVTGTNGKTTVSAFIYSLLNHLECRTGSIGTAGIWDDQQKTTFKQTVPTTPEAPDIQRVLRHFRERDMQAAVIESTSIAMEQKRLDTILFDVAVHTNLTPEHLEFHKTMEAYKTAKMKLFRQAKTAVINVDDPGMSGDLLREFSGKRLTYGMNDEADLRAEDVQPHLQGTSFRLRAFGETHEIMAPVYGLYNVSNLMAAIGACLLLGFPLKRILTGVDKIKRPEGRFQLVDREAPYQIVTDYAHTPDALEKVLGAVEGLPYRRLIVMITGIGLRDPKKRPLMASVVEGRADEIVVSVDQPGHVDRRSIVDDVLAGFRQPDAPTIHPMLHREDGIHKALDLAKPGDVVLLTGIGFGGYQIIGDVKVPYDELAVIDEYFQRSGHAKVIEQRNKVQTIDR; this is encoded by the coding sequence ATGAATAAGAATATTTTCCGACTGGATGACATCCTGACAGGAACATTTATAGGTCCTGTGGAGCAGAGGATTGTAGACGTCGTCTATGATTCCCGAGAAGTAAAAGACGGAGACGCATTCGTCTGTATCGCGGGTGAACATTTGGACGGTCATCGATATATAAAGCAGGCAATCAGTAATGGAGCACGGACGATTATCGGTACGGATGCAGGGGAAATCCATACATACGTGCATGACTATCCTTATCATAGTTTTGTTATCGTCGAAGACAGCAGAGAGGCGCTCGCCTGGATGGCGGCTGCCGTATGTGGAAATCCCGCTCGGTCTCTGCATACGATCGGCGTTACCGGTACGAATGGAAAGACGACGGTGTCGGCTTTCATCTATTCCCTTCTTAATCACCTGGAATGTCGAACAGGATCCATCGGTACGGCCGGCATTTGGGACGATCAGCAGAAAACAACGTTTAAACAGACGGTACCGACGACCCCGGAAGCGCCTGATATTCAGCGCGTACTCCGTCATTTCCGTGAGAGGGACATGCAGGCAGCTGTCATTGAATCGACGTCCATTGCGATGGAGCAGAAACGCTTGGATACCATTCTTTTCGATGTAGCGGTCCATACCAATCTGACTCCGGAGCATCTGGAATTCCATAAGACGATGGAAGCTTATAAAACAGCCAAAATGAAGCTGTTTAGGCAGGCCAAGACAGCGGTCATCAATGTGGATGACCCGGGTATGTCCGGGGACTTGCTCCGGGAATTCAGCGGTAAACGATTGACTTATGGAATGAACGACGAAGCGGACTTGCGGGCGGAGGATGTCCAGCCCCATCTTCAAGGGACGTCATTCCGACTCCGTGCATTCGGCGAGACGCACGAAATAATGGCACCGGTTTATGGACTTTATAATGTCTCCAACCTGATGGCCGCGATCGGCGCTTGTTTGCTGCTCGGATTCCCTTTGAAGAGAATACTTACAGGAGTGGATAAGATTAAACGCCCCGAAGGACGTTTTCAATTGGTAGATCGGGAAGCACCTTATCAAATTGTTACCGACTACGCTCATACACCGGATGCGCTTGAAAAAGTACTTGGTGCGGTAGAAGGACTGCCTTACCGCCGGTTAATCGTGATGATCACGGGAATTGGATTGCGTGATCCGAAGAAGCGTCCACTCATGGCAAGTGTAGTGGAGGGACGGGCGGATGAAATTGTCGTGAGTGTAGATCAGCCCGGGCATGTGGATCGTCGAAGCATTGTCGATGACGTGCTGGCCGGCTTCCGGCAGCCTGACGCCCCGACTATTCATCCGATGCTGCATAGAGAAGACGGAATCCACAAAGCGCTCGATTTAGCGAAGCCGGGAGATGTCGTTCTTTTGACCGGAATTGGATTCGGCGGCTATCAAATCATTGGTGACGTCAAGGTCCCCTACGATGAACTGGCTGTGATCGATGAATACTTCCAGCGATCCGGACATGCGAAGGTTATAGAACAGCGGAATAAAGTACAGACAATCGATCGATAA
- a CDS encoding phytoene desaturase family protein has translation MKVSIIGGGLGGLSAAVTLAKHGADVTLFEKNSHFGGKMMPVDEEGYHFDFGPNTITMPEVFRDVIKQGGLDPDLELPFIHVVHHTRNDFPDGSTFDFSTDQAYMKQQLGRLDPFGLKNYDSFLQEIERLYQLSRKHFLHRTFSGWKDYLSPALALNTAKVRPLESMDHFFQKYFRNPAVIQSLNRYSTYIGSDPYRAPATFAMIAHLEWNDGVYYVRGGNTKIAEAFVKAAENVGVTLYSGTEVKKIHTKNKRVQGVETADGYYEADHVIVNGDLLKSVPELLSDSERPSLSNRRISRFDPSISAFVIMAGLDTELDRLHHHHLFFSKNYKEEFQTLKSGKYPEDPTIYISTSSKTDPGISRQGDNCFLLVNAPAIRAGGNNHYDKEVYKEKIYDKLEHYQIPIRKHAAFEMVMDPADIENQFGAHRGSLYGPSSNTRAQAFMRPFNKSQDIESLWFCGGSTHPGGGSPMVVLSGQNVANKIIGRIVEME, from the coding sequence ATGAAAGTCAGCATTATAGGTGGCGGACTCGGAGGTTTGTCCGCTGCCGTAACGTTAGCCAAGCACGGGGCGGACGTCACGCTTTTTGAAAAAAACAGCCATTTCGGTGGAAAGATGATGCCGGTGGATGAAGAAGGGTACCACTTCGATTTCGGTCCGAACACCATAACCATGCCGGAAGTTTTTCGGGACGTCATTAAACAGGGTGGACTGGATCCGGACCTCGAACTTCCGTTTATCCACGTCGTCCACCACACGAGAAATGACTTCCCTGATGGTTCTACGTTCGACTTCTCCACCGATCAAGCGTATATGAAGCAGCAGTTGGGGCGGCTGGATCCTTTCGGCCTGAAGAACTATGATTCCTTTCTCCAGGAAATCGAACGGCTGTATCAGCTGTCCCGAAAACATTTTCTCCACCGTACATTTTCCGGGTGGAAGGATTATCTATCCCCTGCCCTTGCTTTGAATACGGCAAAAGTACGGCCGCTTGAGTCCATGGACCACTTTTTCCAAAAATATTTCCGGAATCCTGCCGTTATCCAATCGTTAAACCGTTATTCCACGTATATTGGGTCCGATCCTTACCGTGCCCCTGCGACATTTGCTATGATTGCTCATCTGGAGTGGAACGACGGTGTGTACTACGTGAGGGGCGGCAATACGAAGATCGCCGAAGCTTTCGTAAAGGCAGCAGAAAACGTCGGAGTGACTCTCTACAGCGGCACCGAGGTGAAGAAGATCCATACGAAAAACAAGCGCGTGCAAGGCGTGGAAACAGCAGATGGTTACTATGAAGCAGACCACGTCATTGTAAACGGTGACCTGCTCAAATCTGTTCCCGAGCTGCTTTCAGACTCGGAACGCCCTTCCCTCTCCAACCGACGGATCAGTCGTTTTGATCCTTCTATATCGGCCTTTGTTATTATGGCAGGGTTGGATACTGAATTGGACCGGCTTCACCATCATCACCTCTTCTTTTCCAAGAATTATAAAGAAGAGTTCCAGACTCTGAAATCCGGAAAGTACCCAGAGGATCCGACTATCTATATATCCACTTCCTCCAAAACAGATCCCGGCATTTCCAGGCAAGGAGACAACTGCTTCCTACTCGTCAATGCCCCTGCAATCAGAGCAGGAGGAAACAATCATTATGATAAAGAGGTCTACAAAGAAAAGATTTACGACAAGCTGGAGCATTATCAGATTCCGATCCGCAAGCATGCCGCGTTCGAGATGGTCATGGACCCTGCCGATATCGAGAACCAGTTCGGCGCACATAGAGGGTCGCTGTACGGCCCCTCTTCCAACACCCGGGCACAGGCGTTCATGCGCCCCTTCAACAAGTCACAGGATATCGAAAGCCTGTGGTTCTGCGGTGGCAGCACGCATCCGGGCGGCGGATCTCCGATGGTTGTCTTAAGCGGACAGAACGTTGCCAATAAGATCATTGGAAGGATTGTTGAAATGGAATAA
- a CDS encoding glycosyltransferase has product MMTLWTVLLFFTVFLNLWTMLNSLSLYPLEKRQGDASRHSVSLLVPLRNEAANVKGLTESLKRLTYDNLEVILLDDHSDDDTYDLLVSCTGNDTRFRIIQGNDLPEGWNGKVHACHQLSEQASGDYLLFLDADARVAPDVIERTMATMEKHGAAMVSGFPRYPNFHFLSHMLVPLQHMIVLLHLPLFVANRTTKPMFTAACGIFLMVEKQAYQAIGGHRSVKGSLVEDVHIARQIKKHGYRMILVNITGSVLSYMYDSSAETWAGFKKNIFTGIGRSTVMAVGLSVFYTAVFLLPAFLAVTVLFGAPVYYLLPYLLTVAFKMYTDVKTGHPLWLSFCLPVAIVLLIAILFASMAVHKRGESYQWKGRSYL; this is encoded by the coding sequence ATGATGACGCTATGGACAGTTCTGCTGTTCTTCACTGTCTTCTTAAACCTATGGACCATGCTTAACAGCCTGTCGCTCTATCCTTTGGAAAAAAGACAGGGAGACGCTTCCCGGCACTCTGTCTCCCTTCTTGTGCCGCTGCGTAACGAAGCGGCCAATGTCAAGGGGCTGACAGAGTCTTTGAAGCGTCTGACATATGACAACTTGGAGGTGATCCTGCTCGACGATCACTCGGATGATGATACCTATGACCTGCTCGTCTCCTGTACAGGAAACGACACCCGTTTCCGGATCATCCAAGGAAACGACCTGCCGGAAGGATGGAACGGCAAAGTCCACGCCTGCCATCAGTTGTCTGAACAGGCATCAGGGGACTACTTGTTGTTCCTGGATGCCGATGCAAGGGTCGCTCCTGATGTCATCGAACGGACCATGGCAACGATGGAAAAGCACGGCGCTGCCATGGTGAGCGGCTTTCCGCGGTATCCGAACTTCCATTTCTTAAGTCATATGCTCGTGCCGCTTCAGCATATGATCGTTCTTCTTCATCTCCCATTATTTGTAGCCAATCGGACAACAAAGCCGATGTTCACCGCGGCATGCGGTATCTTCCTTATGGTGGAGAAGCAAGCGTACCAAGCAATCGGCGGCCACCGATCCGTCAAAGGCTCGCTGGTGGAAGATGTCCATATCGCACGACAGATCAAAAAGCACGGGTATCGAATGATACTCGTCAACATTACCGGATCGGTCCTGTCCTATATGTACGATTCTTCCGCAGAAACGTGGGCTGGTTTTAAGAAGAACATCTTTACAGGAATCGGGCGCTCGACCGTCATGGCCGTCGGTCTTTCCGTCTTTTATACGGCCGTTTTTCTTCTGCCGGCGTTTCTCGCTGTAACCGTCCTCTTCGGTGCTCCTGTCTATTACCTGCTCCCTTACTTATTGACGGTCGCTTTCAAGATGTACACCGATGTAAAGACCGGCCACCCGCTGTGGCTTTCGTTCTGTCTGCCAGTCGCCATCGTGCTGTTAATCGCTATTCTCTTTGCTTCGATGGCGGTTCATAAACGGGGCGAATCTTATCAATGGAAAGGAAGATCCTACTTATGA
- a CDS encoding lysophospholipid acyltransferase family protein: MFREARKHPLIEWGFTRFNRWFLKKHFESIRVASPPEVASRNVLFLINHSSWWDPLIIFHLNERLVQSDAYGMMGEEGIRRFPFFRSIGAFSVDKTDRRHLLESLKYSIRLLERQRTVWIFPQGEEQHQEKRPLEFFSGISYIAEKTPDVKVVPVSIYYSLEHTRKPNAYIEIGNPLPENEYLPLNRKQMTNYFEKCATDQLDRLREKVRTEDHRTFRNL, from the coding sequence ATGTTCAGGGAAGCACGTAAGCACCCCCTTATCGAGTGGGGGTTTACACGATTCAACCGATGGTTCCTAAAAAAACACTTTGAATCCATCCGTGTCGCCAGCCCTCCCGAAGTTGCGAGCCGTAACGTGCTGTTCCTCATCAATCACAGTTCATGGTGGGACCCATTGATCATCTTCCACCTGAACGAACGGCTCGTTCAATCGGATGCCTATGGAATGATGGGCGAGGAAGGAATCCGCCGGTTCCCCTTCTTCCGCAGCATCGGTGCTTTCTCTGTCGACAAGACCGATCGCAGACACTTGTTGGAATCATTGAAATACAGCATCCGCCTCCTTGAACGGCAGCGGACCGTCTGGATTTTCCCGCAAGGTGAGGAGCAGCATCAGGAGAAAAGACCGCTCGAATTCTTTTCCGGCATCTCCTATATTGCTGAGAAGACCCCGGATGTGAAAGTTGTTCCCGTCTCGATCTATTACAGCCTCGAGCATACACGGAAACCGAACGCATACATAGAAATAGGAAATCCCTTACCGGAGAACGAATACCTCCCCCTGAATAGAAAGCAAATGACGAATTATTTCGAGAAGTGCGCGACAGACCAGCTCGATCGTCTGCGGGAGAAAGTACGAACGGAAGACCATCGGACATTCCGTAATTTATAA
- a CDS encoding carotenoid biosynthesis protein — MTTIIYRFFLFWYACGLILVTFDILPPWLEWANSVFLITAGVVGGIYFCKMYGTYKGLLYSIIIVVVSIYVEHLGVEQDFLFGSYTYNDNFGLKIADTPITIGFAWLLVMGCSHEMARGITSAWKGPFKNISFLIIGSLVTVTMDLILDPVNYKIKEYWLWDEPGLYYDIPASNFVGWFVLSAVFHLIFLLWSPKPLEDTGMWPKRMSYVFLMIVFMFLVVALTGGLFFAITLVTILTVIWYVLYKWRDGDVQGST, encoded by the coding sequence ATGACGACTATTATTTACCGCTTCTTTTTATTCTGGTATGCCTGCGGGCTGATCCTCGTAACGTTTGACATCCTTCCGCCCTGGCTGGAATGGGCAAACAGTGTCTTTCTGATTACGGCAGGGGTCGTCGGCGGGATCTATTTCTGTAAGATGTATGGTACATACAAAGGGCTGCTGTACAGCATTATTATCGTTGTGGTCAGTATATACGTGGAGCACCTCGGCGTGGAGCAGGACTTCCTCTTCGGTTCTTACACGTATAATGATAATTTCGGATTAAAAATCGCCGATACGCCGATCACGATTGGTTTCGCCTGGCTTCTTGTTATGGGCTGTTCGCACGAAATGGCCCGTGGCATTACATCCGCGTGGAAAGGACCTTTTAAGAACATCAGCTTTCTGATCATTGGTTCACTCGTTACCGTAACGATGGACTTAATTCTTGATCCTGTTAATTACAAAATCAAGGAATACTGGTTGTGGGATGAGCCTGGGCTTTATTACGATATCCCAGCTTCCAATTTTGTCGGATGGTTTGTCCTGTCTGCTGTGTTCCACTTGATTTTCTTATTATGGAGCCCTAAACCACTGGAGGATACCGGTATGTGGCCTAAACGGATGAGCTATGTGTTCTTAATGATCGTCTTCATGTTCCTTGTCGTCGCACTGACAGGCGGACTGTTTTTTGCGATTACACTTGTTACAATCCTGACGGTTATATGGTATGTCTTATATAAATGGAGGGACGGCGATGTTCAGGGAAGCACGTAA
- a CDS encoding DUF1659 domain-containing protein encodes MAVEAHKLDTRLQLSFEAGRDPEGNVIVARKSFNNIKLTATDEQLYLVSQALAPLQNRLMFQVERTDQTVLIDV; translated from the coding sequence ATGGCAGTGGAAGCCCACAAACTTGACACAAGGCTGCAGTTGTCTTTTGAAGCAGGGAGAGATCCGGAAGGGAATGTGATCGTCGCCCGTAAATCGTTTAACAACATTAAACTGACCGCGACAGATGAGCAGCTGTATCTTGTATCCCAGGCGCTTGCTCCTCTTCAGAATCGATTGATGTTCCAAGTGGAGCGTACGGATCAGACGGTATTAATCGATGTTTAA
- a CDS encoding DUF2922 domain-containing protein — protein MKTLELKFLNEEDKVVTLTLDDPVEPADPAAVNAAMDEIINQNCFYSSGGILIGKKEARIVERNVVDIEI, from the coding sequence ATGAAAACACTGGAATTGAAGTTTCTCAATGAAGAGGACAAGGTCGTAACGCTTACACTGGATGATCCGGTCGAGCCGGCCGATCCGGCGGCTGTTAATGCCGCTATGGACGAAATTATCAACCAGAACTGCTTCTATTCAAGCGGAGGTATTCTGATTGGTAAGAAAGAAGCCCGCATTGTCGAGCGGAATGTGGTGGATATTGAAATCTAA
- a CDS encoding YvrJ family protein yields the protein METWLSLMADVGFPVAVTFYLLHRVEGKLDQLIDSIHRLPEKWIP from the coding sequence ATGGAAACGTGGTTGTCGCTGATGGCGGATGTCGGTTTTCCGGTGGCAGTAACGTTCTACTTGCTGCATAGAGTAGAAGGGAAGCTGGACCAGTTGATCGACTCCATACATCGGCTGCCGGAAAAATGGATTCCATAA
- the lepB gene encoding signal peptidase I produces the protein MSEQSKKEWLEWLKAIAVAITLAFILRTFFFATSIVEGASMDPTLQNGERVMFNKIVYYIDEPQRGDIVIIERPVKSYVKRIIGKPGDTVEIKEHELYVNGEKQTQDYLTDEAATATRDFGPVDVPEGEYFVMGDNRSISKDSRNGLGFIDEEEIIGRTELVIYPFQEWGLTK, from the coding sequence TTGTCCGAGCAATCGAAAAAAGAATGGCTGGAGTGGCTGAAAGCCATTGCCGTTGCCATCACGCTGGCTTTTATCCTTAGAACGTTCTTCTTTGCAACTTCCATCGTGGAAGGTGCCAGCATGGACCCGACACTTCAAAACGGTGAACGAGTCATGTTCAATAAAATTGTGTATTATATAGACGAGCCGCAGCGTGGCGATATCGTCATCATCGAACGTCCTGTGAAGAGCTATGTGAAACGGATTATTGGAAAACCGGGTGACACGGTTGAAATTAAAGAACACGAACTGTATGTAAACGGCGAAAAACAAACACAGGACTATTTGACGGACGAGGCAGCTACGGCGACCCGTGACTTTGGTCCCGTTGATGTACCGGAAGGCGAATATTTCGTTATGGGTGACAACCGTTCAATCAGTAAAGACAGCAGAAACGGTCTCGGCTTTATTGATGAAGAAGAGATCATCGGCCGGACAGAACTGGTCATTTACCCATTCCAGGAATGGGGACTCACGAAGTAA
- a CDS encoding aspartyl-phosphate phosphatase Spo0E family protein, whose protein sequence is MDRTSQEVVGMQMTDKDPRITRVEILRKEMTKVAMEKGLSSKESVKLSQELDTLLNEIQSDKRPK, encoded by the coding sequence ATGGATAGAACAAGTCAGGAGGTAGTCGGAATGCAGATGACCGATAAGGATCCTCGCATAACGAGAGTGGAGATACTCCGGAAAGAAATGACCAAAGTAGCCATGGAAAAAGGACTCTCAAGTAAAGAATCCGTGAAATTAAGCCAGGAATTAGACACCTTACTGAATGAGATACAAAGTGATAAACGTCCGAAATAA
- a CDS encoding aminotransferase A — protein MKHRINTKVREIEISGIRRFFNMVNGYKDVVSLTIGQPDFPTPANIKAAGIKAIEEDRTSYTHNAGILPLREAISRHVQTNYRLDYAPEDEIIVTVGASEALDVTLRTILEPGDEVILPGPVYPGYEPLVHLAGGQIVTVDTRKSNFKLTRAEIERAWTDKTKAVILPYPSNPTGVSMTEPELEDIADFLAGKHVFLIADEIYSELVYERPHVSIASYDELRDKVIVINGVSKSHSMTGWRIGYLLAPRWLASHILKVHQYNVSCPTSISQYAALEALTNGKQDAEQMRDAYRKRRDYVTERLRQMGLSFAEPEGAFYIFVEFPLEGRTTFDRAVQLVEEAKLALVPGDAFSASGQGFMRLSYAYHMDTLKEGLDRLEKFLQKN, from the coding sequence ATGAAACATAGGATCAATACGAAAGTAAGAGAAATCGAAATATCCGGAATACGACGGTTCTTCAATATGGTCAATGGCTACAAAGATGTTGTCTCTCTGACAATCGGGCAGCCTGATTTCCCGACACCGGCAAACATCAAAGCAGCCGGGATTAAAGCCATCGAAGAAGACCGGACGAGCTACACGCACAACGCAGGCATTCTCCCATTAAGAGAAGCGATCAGCAGACATGTACAGACGAATTACCGACTCGATTATGCACCGGAAGATGAGATTATTGTCACCGTAGGAGCTTCCGAGGCCCTCGATGTGACACTTCGGACAATCCTTGAACCAGGCGATGAAGTAATCCTTCCGGGACCTGTCTATCCCGGCTATGAACCGCTTGTGCACCTGGCAGGCGGACAGATAGTCACCGTCGATACAAGGAAAAGCAACTTTAAACTCACACGGGCCGAAATAGAACGGGCGTGGACGGATAAGACGAAGGCCGTCATTCTTCCTTACCCATCCAATCCTACCGGCGTTTCGATGACAGAGCCGGAATTGGAAGATATTGCGGACTTTCTTGCCGGTAAACATGTCTTCTTGATCGCTGATGAGATATACAGTGAACTTGTGTACGAACGGCCGCACGTCTCCATCGCCTCGTATGACGAACTGAGAGATAAGGTCATCGTCATCAACGGTGTTTCGAAGTCCCATAGTATGACAGGATGGCGGATCGGATACTTACTTGCCCCGCGCTGGCTGGCTTCCCATATTCTCAAAGTGCATCAATACAATGTTTCCTGTCCGACATCGATCAGCCAGTACGCAGCTTTAGAGGCGCTCACGAACGGAAAGCAGGACGCCGAACAAATGAGGGATGCCTATAGGAAACGGAGGGATTATGTGACCGAAAGGCTGCGCCAAATGGGTCTGTCCTTCGCTGAACCGGAAGGCGCCTTCTATATTTTCGTGGAATTTCCACTTGAAGGAAGAACGACGTTCGATCGAGCTGTCCAGCTGGTGGAGGAAGCCAAACTCGCTCTCGTACCCGGTGATGCCTTTTCCGCTTCCGGCCAAGGGTTTATGCGGCTTTCCTACGCCTATCATATGGATACGCTGAAAGAAGGACTCGACCGGCTCGAGAAGTTTCTCCAAAAAAACTGA
- a CDS encoding FbpB family small basic protein, producing the protein MRPNRISFEDLVDRNKQQLLKDEDALEKIENKIDEKHAKRLEKKTYVN; encoded by the coding sequence ATGAGACCAAACCGAATTTCCTTTGAAGATCTTGTAGATCGTAACAAACAGCAGCTTCTGAAGGACGAAGACGCCCTCGAAAAAATCGAGAACAAAATAGATGAAAAGCATGCCAAAAGACTGGAAAAGAAAACGTATGTCAATTGA
- a CDS encoding patatin-like phospholipase family protein, protein MENTGLVLEGGGMRGAYTAGVLDYFLDENIQFPYVVGASAGACNGSSYVAGQRGRNYEVIVEYGSHPEYISYKRMFTKRQLFGMDFIFDTLPNQLVPFDYDAFLKQDTTFVIGTTDMESGAPVFYDKYPDRSSLLQLIRASSSLPMIAPSIAYDGRQLMDGGIADPIPLDRSMEDGNKKHVVVLTRNDGYIKGKMKGAWYMNRKYKQFPLFARAMIERHIKYNQQLKLLKEMEEEGSVLIIRPKEPLKVGRVEKNRERLHQLYVQGYEEAKQSAELLASFLEKES, encoded by the coding sequence ATGGAAAATACGGGACTGGTGCTGGAAGGCGGCGGCATGCGCGGCGCTTATACAGCGGGGGTGTTGGACTACTTCCTGGATGAAAACATCCAATTCCCTTACGTCGTCGGTGCTTCTGCGGGAGCCTGTAACGGCAGTTCTTATGTCGCGGGACAGCGGGGGAGGAACTATGAAGTAATCGTCGAATACGGGAGTCATCCGGAATACATATCTTACAAACGGATGTTCACAAAACGTCAATTGTTTGGAATGGATTTCATATTCGATACACTTCCAAACCAATTGGTTCCTTTCGATTACGATGCGTTTCTTAAACAGGATACGACTTTTGTGATCGGTACGACGGATATGGAGTCCGGGGCTCCGGTGTTTTATGATAAGTATCCTGATAGGAGCAGTCTGCTTCAGTTGATACGTGCTTCAAGCTCTCTACCCATGATCGCTCCAAGCATAGCTTACGATGGCAGGCAGTTGATGGATGGCGGCATAGCGGACCCGATTCCCCTGGACCGCTCGATGGAGGACGGCAACAAGAAGCACGTCGTCGTCCTGACCAGGAACGATGGGTATATCAAAGGAAAGATGAAAGGCGCCTGGTATATGAATCGGAAGTACAAGCAGTTCCCCTTGTTCGCAAGAGCGATGATCGAACGCCATATCAAATACAATCAGCAGCTTAAGCTTTTGAAGGAGATGGAAGAGGAAGGATCGGTCCTCATTATCCGGCCGAAAGAGCCGCTTAAGGTCGGGCGTGTGGAAAAGAACAGAGAACGTCTGCACCAGCTCTATGTTCAAGGGTATGAAGAAGCGAAACAGTCTGCAGAGCTTCTAGCTTCTTTTTTGGAGAAAGAAAGTTGA
- a CDS encoding DNA alkylation repair protein: MNKAKVLAAAVHEALASNRNEKNKRPMEAYMKHHFSFFGIKAPDRRLLCRPIWKEYRNIEEAERMEAAKLLFDMEERECHYAAIELLERGTKKTLPSAIDGYKQLLETKPWWDTVDPIASKLCGAFFLRYPDFLRPVTEEWSRSETMWLRRSSLLHQLRYKEKTDRDLLYHVTHELKEEREFFIEKAIGWALREYSKTAPEAVLLFVESHPLRPLSRREALKWMKAQGMLDV, translated from the coding sequence ATGAATAAGGCGAAGGTATTGGCCGCAGCTGTTCACGAGGCGCTTGCTTCAAACAGGAATGAGAAAAACAAGAGGCCCATGGAAGCTTATATGAAACACCATTTTTCTTTTTTTGGGATAAAAGCACCGGATCGCCGGCTTCTATGCCGGCCGATATGGAAAGAATACCGGAACATAGAGGAAGCGGAGAGGATGGAGGCTGCGAAACTCCTGTTCGATATGGAAGAAAGGGAATGTCATTATGCAGCTATTGAACTACTGGAGCGCGGCACGAAGAAAACGCTCCCGTCCGCCATCGACGGGTATAAGCAACTGCTGGAGACGAAACCCTGGTGGGATACAGTCGATCCGATCGCGTCGAAATTGTGTGGTGCTTTCTTCCTTCGTTACCCCGATTTTCTCCGTCCTGTTACGGAGGAATGGAGCCGGTCGGAAACGATGTGGCTGCGCCGCTCGAGCCTCCTGCATCAGTTGAGATACAAAGAAAAGACGGATCGGGACCTGTTATATCACGTCACCCATGAATTGAAAGAGGAGCGGGAATTTTTTATCGAGAAAGCAATCGGATGGGCGCTGCGGGAATACAGCAAGACAGCACCGGAAGCCGTCCTTCTGTTTGTAGAAAGTCACCCGCTCCGCCCGCTCAGCAGAAGAGAAGCATTGAAATGGATGAAAGCACAGGGCATGCTGGACGTTTAA